The window CTCGCATCTCTCACCTCCTCCCCCACGCCGCGGTTTCCCGACCTCGTCGCAGACCGCACAGACCAGGTCTGCCGTCTCCCCTCTGCAACTCGCGGTCGCCGCCGGCTTCCTTCCCGCAACGCGCGGGCTACGCTAGCTCCGGTGGGCCTGGTTTTCATAGCCGCTAGCGATCCATCCCCCGCCTAGAGGCTGCAGGCAGAGGCTGGTCGGAGGATCGAGAAGAGAAGCTGCTGTTCGTAATGGCGGGCGACAGGTGCGCGGGCGCGATCGCGGGGTGCGAGCTGTGCGGGGGCGTCGCGGCGGTGCACTGCGCGGCGGACTCGGCTTTCCTCTGCGTGCCCTGCGACGCCAAGGTGCACGGCGCCAACTTCCTCGCCTCCAGGCACCTGCGGCGCCGGCTCGTTCACGCGGCCGCGGCCGCGGACGCCGGATCCGCGGGCTCGGAGTCGGAGTCGTCGTCCAGCTCCTCCTGCGTGTCCACCGCCGACTCGTGCGCGGCCGCCTccgcggcgacgcgggcggcggggaggaggagggcCGGGTGCAAGCACCGGCGCGCGCGGGCGGAGGTGGTCCTCGAGGGGTGGGCCAAGCGGATGGGCCTCGCGCCGGGAACGGCGCGCCGGCGGGCGGCCAGGGCCGCGGGCGCGCTCCGGGCGCTGGGCCGTGGCGTCTCCGCCTCCCGCGTACCCCTCCGCGTCGCGATGGCCGCCGCGCTCTGGTCGGAGGTCGCCGGATCCGGCTGCGCGGAGGCCGCGCTGCTCCGCCGGCTGGAGGCAAGCTCGCACGTGCCGGCGAGGCTGGTGGTCACGGTGGCGTCGTGGATGGCACGCACCGCGGTCcgggcccccgcccccgcccccgccgtggAGGGCTGGGCCGAGTGCTCCTGAGCCACGGGCTCCGGCCCGGGCCCATCTCCCTCCCGTCGACGTGCCGAACAAGGAAGAAGGAAGCAAGCCTGAGATAGAATTACACGTAGAATGTAACATGTGAAGCAAAGTTCGTTTGTTTAATTTTCCCCAGCTTATTCTAAGCACGATTATACATATTATTCTTGTTAATATTCCTTCATCATGAATTCATCATCATGGCGGCAAAAGAtcttctcattttatttttttggttttccgGATGGTGGCAAAAGATCTTGTGGTTAGGAGGGGCGAGGCGAGGTCCAGATCCGAATGGACGGGAGTCTTTTGACTGTCTGTGCGTGATGATTAAATAGAGTAACTAAAGTTGATTTTGGTTAAGACCTATGTGGTGGAAGAATGTCGACGATACCTTCCTTGCTGGCGTCCGTTGGCTTCGCGCGTCGTGTGCGTTCGATTGGTGGCTGTCGACGTTAATCTCTTCTAACCACACATCGCCGCGGCGTACTTGTTTGTTCAGGAAAGGGATCGAGCTCCTGGTTCCGGCTGACCTCGTCGGTCGCTGTCTGTCATccccctcgcctcgccgtcgccatcgGTTTTGAGTAAGTGCATGCACACACCGTCCTCCCCGAGAGCGAGTGTGGACCTGGTACTCTGTACTCGTGGTGGTAGAGCTTGCCGTGAATATTTCGTTTGAGGAATATGTCTGCGAGGGCCATCTCGAGGAAACATGGAAAGTGAATTGAAATTTACTGAAGGGGAATTAATCGGACTATTACGAGCTGAACGAGCAGGGTGAGCTTTGGATGAATCGATCTATTATCGGGCAATTTTATTGGGAATAATAAGGGCTTCCCTGAATACCAAAGTTTCATATCTGAAGCAAGTTTTCAACAAACTGCTCGAGGTTTAGCAAAAGCTGCCTAAGAGGTCGCATTGATTGGTTGAAAGGCTTGAAAGAAAACGTAGTTCTGGGGGATTATACCTGTTGGTACCGGATTTCAAAAATTTGTGCATCGTTCCCCACAAGACAAGAacctttatttcaaaaaaaaatctattcACGTTGGAAATGAGTCATTTTTTTATTCTCCATAAACAATTTTCTTCAGATTGTGTATTGCTATagtctccttatttttttcgaggGAAAATGATTTTTATTTCATAATTAGAGCATCTACACCCAAGCTCCTCAACTCCAGTATATGTTTTTACGGCCCGGCCAATGACCGGTGACAAAAACGTAACCCAACCGGCCTCCTCAAACCGGCACTATACGTCCGAGCTGACACGAGGAGGCCCGGACGCGCCCCGAAGTATCCGCCACGCCAGACCCAACAGACACGACCCACCATAAATTGCATCATAACCCCCTCCGACCTTGCCAGACGAGCTAtttgtgtcacaccctgattttcatgccacaacacttaggaTTATTTGGGCATAAAAATTTGATCCAATAAAAACTTTTGTGTTGATTTGGTCTCTACTTTGATTTGGatttttgtttgccattataagtgctctaaaaatcaaataaatcctccaactcttatacttcttccccttgatctaaaacttttcccaatgatcatgccatgtgtataggacataaaagtatttaaataatttggccaaaaagtagttTCTAAATTTGGTTTTCCAAAAACCCCAGAGTTAAggcttgaactacaagtacttaatttagGTTGTTAAAATCTTTCAAAAAATATATTTGCATCCTGTTAGCCATAGGACTCCCTAAAACCACAAAACAATATTAGTTTAAAAGTTATTTTGCTATTtcgttaaaggctttttcttaaggctagaaATGATCTTTAATAGTTTAAGATTATTTTaaagtttcaaaaatatttgagaaaatttatgagactcagtggacatatactgtccatatatatatgagtttcaacacatggtcatgaccaACGTATTGGTCAAACCCCTAAAAAAAACTTTCGGGATATTTCaaacttttgaaatatttacaaaggaaatgttCTCCATTAAATCCAAGAACATTCTACCATGTCACAAATGCCCTACTTGATGATCCTGCCAATTATAATGTCTTGGAGAATAGGATAACCCCATCAAACCCTCTCAAAACATTTCTGTCCGTTTCCAAGTTTAAACAACTTTGCACTACCAAGCATGTCCAAatgtgctcaaacttggcacaatgctcaaatggtctaatattATATCTAGGCCAAGTGGTGCAtcatggagaacaagttaacttgatcaaacctTGCCAAAAGTATTTTTGCCCATTCATAGGGTTTGAAAAAATCACATTGGCAagtttctccaaatgagctgaaaattggaCCACAATGTCACATGATCATGGCCATCAACCCTGCAAAGTGGCACAAGTAGGAGATGAGTGCAACTAGACCTACCCAACATCAAAGACCTTCTGACAAGATTTCAAAATCCCTGTTTTGGCCTCTTCCACTTGTCTTCATGAGCTGAAGTTTTTATCACGGCCTCACCTAGTCCCCCCTACCTCCTACATCTTTCCCTACTCAAGGAGCCATGATTAAGGGGGGTAGAACCCCATTTACCCTCTCTGTAGAATGCAATTTTTCCTCTCTCCCtcagcctccc is drawn from Triticum dicoccoides isolate Atlit2015 ecotype Zavitan chromosome 6B, WEW_v2.0, whole genome shotgun sequence and contains these coding sequences:
- the LOC119326345 gene encoding B-box zinc finger protein 32-like is translated as MAGDRCAGAIAGCELCGGVAAVHCAADSAFLCVPCDAKVHGANFLASRHLRRRLVHAAAAADAGSAGSESESSSSSSCVSTADSCAAASAATRAAGRRRAGCKHRRARAEVVLEGWAKRMGLAPGTARRRAARAAGALRALGRGVSASRVPLRVAMAAALWSEVAGSGCAEAALLRRLEASSHVPARLVVTVASWMARTAVRAPAPAPAVEGWAECS